The following is a genomic window from Takifugu rubripes chromosome 13, fTakRub1.2, whole genome shotgun sequence.
ACAAATGCAAGAAGCCAGAATCGATTATGGAACTCCGCACATGTGGGCATTAACACAAAATGAATCAGAGTGAGCActtttgcactttttaaaatctctctctctctctctctgtatgtgtgtgtgtatgtgtgtgtgtgtgtgtgtgtgcgtgtgtgtgtgtgtgtgtgtgtgtgtaaatatatatacTACTGACAGAGACCAACATATAAACACTAATCAACTGGGTCTCCTGGTGAACTAAGCATTGTGACGCTGAAGAACCAACATCAGTAGCAATCTGACACATCGACTTTCTCATTACAGGAGTAGCTGCTGGACAACTGCTGACTGGGCCACAGTGAAAATGAAACTTAGTGTTCTAAAGGGGGTAAGGCTCCAGCGGCGGGCCGCGGCAAGGGTGGGCTGATGCTCTGGATGTGCCAGACTGCAGCACTACAGCTGAGCTTTTGTGTCAAAGAGTGATTTGTGGTTTTATAAAGCGTAATGAGTTTGTATTGGCTCGTCGCTCGTGACAGAAAACAAAGTGCCGCTTTCATCCTTTGCTTTGTGCCTTCGAGGTAGCTGCCGAGCACACGCGCCTCACTCACGGCCACTCCAACAAGTCTTTCGTCCTCCAGATGCATTTTCGGAATTGAGGCATCCGTCAACGTGACGCGCTGGGATCGATTTCTGGGTCACAGGAAGGAGAACGGGGGAAATGAGGAGACAGAAAATAGTGAAATAAGTAGAGTCTCTTGTCTTGCCCATCTGTCCTCCCTCGCAGATTGTCACTCAATCTGATAGATTCTACATCAGTAAAGGCCACCGAAGGACTAGTCAAATGTCCAGAGCCTTCAGAACTCTCCACAGGACAGAGTCCTTCACATGGAGGACTGTCGCCGGTTTATTCTTAGGACATCTGCAATACCCATAACACCGTGCTCCTCTTGTTCCAACAGGGGGACAGTCATGAGGGAATTAATTGGCAATTTGACAGGGTTTCTTTAGTCTAGCAGATATCAGAACTTAAATGAGAATAATATCTGTTTAAACAGAATGAGTAAATTAATATCGTGGCTCCGTTTCAGTTTTCGCCACATTGCCTATATTATCATCATGTTTGGGGTGAACTTCTACACAGGAtaatgaacatttaaaaaaagggaaagatccATTAGCTTTTTGTACCATCTTCCTGGAATCCTTTATGACGACATCAGTAATTCCCCTTGTTTATCACTTCTAAACCTTTAGGACCCACTACGCTGCTCTCTGGCAACACGGCTTTTTACTGAAAGACTCTTTGACTCTTGTTTTGGGGTTTCtgaaccccgccccccccacacacacacacacacacacacacacacacacacacacacatgcacacacaccaacccccGTGAATTCTGCAGGAGAAATCATACCGTTCAAAGCCCTGTTGACGGTCCAACTGTTGTCAGGGGTCATCTGTTAACAGGCTGAGGCTGCAGTTATAACAAAAGGACAATTAAGTAGGTTAAAGCCATTTCCACAGCCTCATCTGACAGAGAATGAGTTCAGCTGTAGGTAAAACTTGGCTGCTGACACAGCCTCCATGCAGCAGCCATTCAATTTTCTTTGAATTAATTTCCCACAGAAGACTAAATTAACCTGCTGGTAACCCCCCCGCTATAATATGGAATATATGAATTCAGGTAATTGATTTTGGCAGCACACCAAACAGCCACATCCTGAACAGGAAGTCATCAAATGCATGGAAACATTTGCGAGAGGTTTGTTTATTGAAAGGCGATGGCTCTCGGTACGTTTACTGCGCATGGACGCAGTGACCTCTTCACTCCTATAACACTTCGgcaccttcctcctctccctcacccttTTTTATGAAAATGATGAAACGGAAACGATGGCCTGCCCCGTCTGCTGCCACAGCgcataaacattttattttgtgccTGTTTGGGCACATATGAATCACAATGAAGGTGCATATAAGCGTCACTGCAGCCAGAAATCAAAGAGGCCTTTTCTATCTGTACAtgtaaaagtgttttatgtCGCAGAGAAAGTAGAAACATTTTAGAAATCTACAAAATATTGCAGTGGTCGTAGAGGAAAAAGAGATTAGCTTGTCCTTGTCCATCCAGTCAGATCAAACATTAAAGAATCACCATCAAAAAAGAAGTTAAGGTTTGTGTAAATCTTTAAATAACTCTAAAAAGCAATCAGGACGTTTTGTTGATGCGCTGCCGCCCAAACCAAACACGCATTTGCCTTTCTGAACATTAAATCCTGTGAACACATCAGCAGCCGCccgcctccaccccccctccccagagtaAAACCTCTTTGGCTGTGTCATccgcttctcctcctcatctgagcTGATCCTACGTGAGTGCGCTCTGTGGTTTCTATTAAAAACTGTAGCAAACATCCGTTCTAGAAACAGGCGTCACAATCCTGCAGAACCCTCATTAGGAAAGTTGAATCGTTTGATTCCCTTTGGCAACATACACAAAGTTAATTTTGGCTGCTCGCCGTGGATTTTACACGCCCCCCCCCTCAGCGATTGCACTATAGAGGATTTTCACCTACCTCTTGTTTTGGGCAGCCATATTGGAGGCACTCGGATGTAAACACTGCGATGGATCAATGTCCAAAACCACAGAAAAGCTCTTTAAATTGTGTTATGGATGCAAAGGTATACGGGGAAGGAGTTGGTTCGCAAGAAAGGGCCTGAAATTCTGAAAAGTTACAGTTTGTTTGTGGTACAGATCCATGTGACTTGGCTCCCTCGTCTCGGATCCTTCCATCCCAATATTGCCAACTACCTGGTGTTGCTGCCAAGCCCACACACCACTGAAGACCTTAAATCTTACACAAGATTGGAGGCCTATAAATGATGTGTAGATGGGTAAAGCAGATTTTGCAAATGGCAAAGTAAGTCGTGCTGTAACCTCTTTAATCAACCTAATCTTAACTGTAAGATATCATCACAACACCCAAGGTGTAGCGAAGAGCCACTGCTGTTGATGTTTCACTTACCTGACAAGAAAAGGGCTGAACAAATTCGGATGTCCACATTTTTGTCTCGTAGCTCCTGCTCTACCTTTGTTAACCACAAGCGCTTCTCTTCCTCTGAAAGCGTTTGGCATCATTCTCCGGGATTTGTAAAAAAATTGGCAGTGTGTGAGACTGTTTTTCAGGCTCTGACCGATCAGTGCAGCCAAAAAGACGGCAATAATTCATCATTTTTCATGGAAACCTTTGGGTTTCTCCATCAGCGTGTGCTTTGTTTACCTCACCGAGAATCTCCAATATGGTGACAGATTTTCCActgtaaaacacatttgcatcaaCCCATTTGTACCTTCAGCCCACAACTGTCCCCGCAAGGAGGTTCTATTTACAAAGAGCAGCACTTTATCTACGGTTTGATCGATGAAAATTATTAACAGGAGGGTCTGGCACGGCTGTCAGTAGCGCCCTGGGATGTTGGACATCTGGATGTCGTCCCCCTGGAGTCCTCGATTGTAATAGGCCACCTGACCAAAATCCATAGGTCCGCTGTTGTCCAATCGCAGAACTAAGgaaaacgggggaaaaaaatgtgtaaacCTTCTTCAGCATCTCTGCAACAATGCACAGCTTTTTAAACGCTTGTGAGGGTTTGCAGAAACGCGATGAAAATTCTTTATTCATCGacacaaattaaattaaattcaacCAACCTTCAGTAGCGGTTACTGTCTTCACATTACTCCCAGTTATAATTGACGTCAAAGCAGCATTTCTActgtttttaatcatcattttaaCAATTATCCCTCTTactaaagacagacagacaggcaggcaggcaggcaggcaggcagacagacagacaggcaggccggcagacagacagacaggcaggcaggcagacagataggcaggcaggcaggaaagcagacagacagacaggcaggcaggcagacagataggcaggcaggcaggaaagcagacagacagacagacagacagacagacagacagacagacagacagacagacagacagacagacagacagacagacagacagacagagatcaCATGCCTGGATCTGTGGGGACCTCCACCAGTTTCCTGTGGGAGAACCCTTTCCTCCGCTTGTTCCTCAGGATGACGTAGACCACCAGTCCGACACAGCCCACGGCGATGGCCGTTACCAGTATGGCCGACcattgtgtgtgtcttttgttcCTTTGGACATCAGAGTCCAGACCTAGAAGTGATGCAAGGGGCCACACATAGAGaggaaaaatatttaaaaacagcTGCTTTCACTGGCGGTTAAATCTGAACATATTTAGGGATTTGCGTTTCCAGTGGCAACAATGAGGATATACAGCGCATCTCAATTAGTGTCATTTGCACTGCGGTGAATAATCCtggaatacatttaaatattttgagGCCACTAACCGGGTGAGGGGACCTCATGAGCCAGGGAACATTACTTCTTCACACTTCCATCAGGCAGCTAATTGGGAATGCTGGTGCGAAGCGGAGTCCACGTGTTTTAAAACAGGGGCCATCCTCGGTATAACATCCACCAGACAATGAAGGGTAATTAAAGCTAAAGagcttctttcctctcttctaaTTTGCCCATTTGTGCTTGAGACGTTGGTACGGGAAACAACAGGCAGCCGCAGAGCATTTTCCAATATCCTCCGGCAAAATAATActacatttgtttttttatcagGACAAACATAAATAATTCAACGGGCGTGTTATCTACAAATGGCTCAATTTACCCACTTCCTGGGATCAATTTACCCCTTACCTGAGGCGAGTTGATCAAAACACTCTTCAGTTCTCACATCAAATTCCGatgtttcttttgttcttttttgggggggagggggtacTTTTTCTTTGAAAGTGTATCATCCAGTATGAGTGAAAGTTTTCCCAAGCTCCCCCAGTCATGAACTTGTCCTCTGCTCATCTGTGCATGAGTATGCATGGTTGGAGCTAACATATGGCGATGGTGCACGGGGCTTATTTTACACAATGTTGAGGTGCAAACCAAGAACCAGATGGAAGATGTGGTTTAGATAGCCGGCAGCAGGATGAGGCCTGATCTTATTTGTCTGAAAAGAAGCACTGTGTGGTTACAGGTGTCATATTAGAAGGCTTCGTCTTAGCACTTTATTTGTGAAGGCTAAAGAGATTACACCGGAGCGATTGTCCAGAATCTACCAGAGCTTGGAGCAAGTCAAGTTTGATAATGCCGGCCTGCAGCCTGACCAAATTAAGTTCCAGGAACAACCCAGTAGCCTCCAGCTAGATTTATCCCACACGATCCCACATGAAGTGATCCATAAGGGTCCATGGGGTGACATAAATAGCATCATCAAACATGTCTGACCCTGTGCAGACACTGAGAGTAGACTTCTGAATATTTTCAGGCATGGAGATGCAGCACCTTATACATAATCTTCTTCATTAAAGGTTTCCATTGTCTTGGTGATTTTCTCCTGATGGAAAAACTTTACACAGATTGCATTCTTGCAATCTATTAGAATTCATTATAGTtggctttttcttctgctgtttttctttgatgtATATCAAATAAAGATCACTTTACTGTAAAATGAGAATGAAAATTTGTATTTTCCAATAATTTCTTGGCATGCTGACATGACATGGACATTGCGAGCACATTAGCATGTTGACATTTGCCATGCCTAAAGGCATTCTAATACAGATATTCCCAAATCAACATTatattctttttacattttaaaactaGTTTCCATGGTAACTACGGCATTTCACTGAAACTGATGCCCTTTGTGTCATCACTCACATAATGATGAACTCAAATGAAGTCAGTTAGCATCTAATTTCCTCAAGCagattctttcctttttcaaatacttatttcttctttttgctgGTAGTGGTCCTCAGGGCTCTGAGTCCATTCCCTTTCAATTTGCTTCCTTCAGGTTATATAAGACCGAATCTAACAGCTGGAAATTGAGCGCAGTTAGCATTAATGGTTGGTTAGCAGTGAAGTTTGGCTGTTAAATGCTGGGTGATAATATACAGCAGGACACAGttattctttttctgtttttacaaatgtttttttccttcatgaTTTCATTAAACTCTGACTTCAGTAATTGATTAGGCCTCTACAAGGGATCCTGGGGTCTGCTACAGATGCACTCACGTGACCCCATTTCTGTCGGTATCACTGACCTGCTCTGTCTTTAACCTCCTTCAGTCCACACAACAATCCGATTGGATCTTCTGTTCAGGCACTGCTGGATTTCCCTCTGACTCAATTAAAAACTAAAAGAACGTGGAATGATGCCGTCTGCTCTCTGCCTTCAAGTCCTTTTCCTCCATTCTAACTTTGTCTAGAACTTTATGACTTTGCTCTGTAAGGCATTAAATAAGCTTCACTTATTTATCCACCTGTTCCAAGAGGTTTTAAGACTGAATATTTGTATTTACTGATGTCAGAAAAGGCGTCCgaggtttgtgttttcagctcaACTGCACTTTGCATGTTTGGGGTCCACGCTGGGCTTGTCAGTGTGAAccgttgttgtttttgtgttacCCTCAGTTTCTCACAGTGTATTTTCATATCCTCTCAGTGTCACAGCCTGCCGCCATATCTGCTCCGGCGATCCGTTTAATTTCAAACCAACCGGGCAAAACCTGCATAAAGGCCCGCCTGCatcttgggggggggcaggagcacCGTGTTTTAAGATACGCAGCAGGAATTTAGGTATCGTGTTTCGGTTAGTTTGTGGGTTGTGTCCTGAACTTAAAACTGGAGTCGTCTGAAGTCCTGGTACCGGTGCTTAAAACTGCAGTGATCTGGATCAATGAcactgcacacacgcacgcacacgcacacacaaaatacTGCTCTGAGATCAGCATTCAGACCTTTGACTTTGACTTCAGCCATGTTGCATGTGATGCCACAAACTCTGCACGCTACATTTTCAGCGGTCCACAGAAATGATCTTTCAGTTCTGGATGATGTTCCTTATGAGTCTTGAGACCATATACACACATGGACACGTGTGTCCTTTAAAATTATTTACAAAAATCGACGTGTCATAGCAAAGGACCCCAACACACGCGTCAGTGAAGTAATATTGTTTTTCATTCTTCCAAAATATCTAAAATTCAATCCTATACTTGTCATTTCAGTGCAAGTTCGGCAGGTTTGTAGTTCATTGTAGGGTGGAGAAAGCTTTCTTTATATCAATACTGGCCATCACCAAAAACTTGTCTCACGACCCAGAAAAGTTACAGTTCCAAGTATCATTGACCCGAGTTCCTCTCTAAGGATTCCTTTTAGACAAAGTCTCATTGTCCCGCTGAAAGGATGTGAAACGCACCCTTTTACTTGTGCTGGCAACATTGAGAGCACCTGAAACTCAATCCAACCTTTTCCTTTGAAAGAACAAGCATTTGTCCTCTCGGGGTGGGAAATAGATGCAGGCAAATGTGGGACAGGGGCAGTGTGAATGGACTGAGGAATGATCATGAACGCTTTAGCGCGTCTTTTCTCAGAATTTTCTTATATTGAATCACAAAtggtttgggggggtgggtggtaTCTGTTCTAAGGTAATATCAAATAGCTGACAGGTGAAAAGGAGACCTACCTCTTTCtgagctacttcctgttcctgtcttgTTGGCCACCTCAGGTGTGTCTTGGACAGGAGAAATGGTCGTTTTGAGGCTCATTTCTGAGCTCATAGATGGCTGGAAGCTTGTTGCAGGCACAGACGTGGTGCTTGTCTGGCTGACCTTGGTTGTTCTTGTGTCAGTCGGTTCTGTCAGGTTAATCAAGCGTGTGTCCTCTGTTGGTGTTGTTGCAGTTTCCTGAGTGGCGTTGCCCTCTGGAGCCAAGGTTGTCAGAGAATTGTTTTGATTGATGTCTGACAGGCGGGTCGAGTTCTCGGCAGTCGGAAACATGGTAGAGTTTGAGAGAAGAGAAGTGGCCGTGGAGTTCTTAGTTTCTTTCTCAACGTCTGTAACGTTTGTGGAATCCAGAGTGGTTGCAGAAACATTGACATCTAGAAACGGATCTTGTGTGGCCAGATTTGGATCTCCAGGAAGCTCGGGGGTGGTGACCACATTCAGATCCTCCTGTTCTTCATCAGCATCTTTAATCCTCTCTTCTTCATTTAGTATGGGCATGGAGCCAGACGTGATGCCGCCACTGTAATCATGACTGGAGTCAAGAGTCGGGTCAAATCCCTGATCTGGTTCCGTCCCCGCTGATGGAATCCCCACGGCTTGATGTCCTGTCCTGTTTCTGACCAGGTCACGGAGCCAACTTTTATCAATCGTCCGTCCCGGAGAGTCAGTGGATTGCTGGAGTGATACTGACTGGAAGGCGTGGGCCAACAAAAGGAGACCAGCCGTGACCTTGAAAAACAGTTCCATCGAAGAGGCTCGGATCtaaaacatggaaaatgtggGGAAAGAGCTGTTAAAGCCAGTTTTCATGGTTCAGAATTCCCTAAGATTGCTTAATTAATAGTTCAGTCTAGATCAAGCTACAGCACAACAGAACTCTGAATTTTGTGCATTTGATAGACTGAGTACAGTAATTAGAACAAAATCAACAGTTGGTAACACCGCTGCCTCCACCACTCATTAGTTCAAGCTCTGGGGCCCATCAGTGGGCTGTGAagtgttattattgttaattGCTTTCCTCGCAGTTGTCTAATGGTGACATTATAGCACAGTTATGCTTGCAAGTTATTAAATGTCTAAATTAATGTGAGGTTGTTGACATAATTTGTTAAATAGTTTAACTTTACGAGCCCCAAAAATCAATTGGTAGTATCAGTCAGTCTCAAACGCCCGACCGGCCTCTCCACTTTAATCGTGCTTTTAGGCAGCTTGGCAGCAAAGTTTTGGTTTTCGTCTGCATGGAACGTAGCTGTGCTCACCATCGAGAATCCAGGACAATAAATAAGTAAAGAAATAAAGCGAGCAAAAATTTCAACTGTTGTGTTCCGCATTAACTTCAAACTGACCACCCAAAACGACCTcgagtgaaaataaaaaatgccCAACATCATTAATGCGACACTGCTGGCTTCAAGCCGGTCGTTAAATTTCAATGTGGTCAGACATGGCTGTGCACTTCTGAGCTGCTAGTTCTCCCCTCGGCTGCATGGCTGCAGTTCTCTGCTTCTTCCCTTCAGGGAGCAGGCTGACAGACTGACAAGGCGAAAGCATCCGCATGAGGAGTTTAAACACGTAAATCAGGAGTTTGGGCATTTCTGTCACAGCAAATTAGCATACGCTAATACGCCATATGCTACCTTAAAAATCAACTGTCTTATCACTGAAAGGAGCGTCCATCTCTTTAAATCAATCccagttttcatgttttttttaaatggcaagTGTGATTTATTCTGCAGGGACCATAAATCGTCCCAACAAAGCGAGCGGAGTGACCGTCCGTCACAGTGGAGCATGCAAagcagatttattttctttcagagATTTAAATTTGCAGCTCTGCGcggctttgtttttttcttctttgggaACAATGGTGCTGGGATTTGTTCCCATTTGCACCAGGAAAGATGAACAAAGTTTTCTTGTGTCTGTACAGGATATTCTGAAGTATTATAACTGTTTTTATTATGCACCCTCTGACGGTTCCTCCAACCCCATTACAGATGTCTTTTCCTCATATTCTTGCAAATTCCACTTGTGCTGCTTGTTCTATATTAAGAATTATTGACTCATCAGTCAGTCGGGATATTTGTTGTCGGACACATTCTGAAGTGATTCATATTAAACAGGTATAACAGGCTGGTTTCAATGGGCAAGCCTCAAAAATATGTCAGGTGACAAACAGTTTGTTTGTTCTGTGCGACTTAGGAATTCCCCTGTGAAAACAGCAATATCTCTGGTCTTTTCACCTTATTCTCATGTGTTGATGGCGGAATTGCAATTGCTGTTGCTGTAACTTTGTCACTGGTGTCAAAAAAACAGAGGTCATGAAACAGGTGAGAATCGCAGCCGCCAAAGATGTCATCTGATCTGGCAATCACGCAGTTTGAGttatcacttcctgttcatACATCTGACACCATCATCGCTCTCATCATTTACAACTGGATCAGCACAAAGAGGTATATGTAAACAAAAACCTTCCCATTTTAACAGAAATTGTCCCAGAGTCAACAAATTATAATGCATCCATAGAGGAGGTACATAATAACAAATGTATTTCACATAAAATCAACTCCATTCATCTTAAAAGTCTAAAAAGTTGCTGAAGACAGCTAGCAAGCGAGTAATTTTTCCGGTGGTTCTTACCGTGTCTGTGCTCGGTATCTGATGAGAACCTCtgagaaaaaattaaaaaaagaatctctgAGGTGAGCTGTAAACACCAGAGAGTGAAGTGATCAGAGGTGCTCAAGGAGTCGGGACTCAGGAGTCGAGGGAGGAGGGCCCGATGGAGCGTCATTCAAGGAACAACCTGCTCAACCTGCTCCTGCACCTGCTGGCTATGAAACACGCCCTGATCCACATGCACCCTgtgagagaca
Proteins encoded in this region:
- the LOC105417266 gene encoding mucin-15; its protein translation is MELFFKVTAGLLLLAHAFQSVSLQQSTDSPGRTIDKSWLRDLVRNRTGHQAVGIPSAGTEPDQGFDPTLDSSHDYSGGITSGSMPILNEEERIKDADEEQEDLNVVTTPELPGDPNLATQDPFLDVNVSATTLDSTNVTDVEKETKNSTATSLLSNSTMFPTAENSTRLSDINQNNSLTTLAPEGNATQETATTPTEDTRLINLTEPTDTRTTKVSQTSTTSVPATSFQPSMSSEMSLKTTISPVQDTPEVANKTGTGSSSERGLDSDVQRNKRHTQWSAILVTAIAVGCVGLVVYVILRNKRRKGFSHRKLVEVPTDPVLRLDNSGPMDFGQVAYYNRGLQGDDIQMSNIPGRY